The segment CTTTTTTCGCCATCACTTCTAATTTTTTTAATTATTAATTTGTACCAAATAATTATTACTACGCGAATTATAATTGCTAATGATATTCCAATTACAGCACCTAGATTGTTTTCATTTGATAATGTTTTAGCATAAACTCCGGGAATAACTATGATCATCAACAGTATGGAGAGCAATAAAATTCTTGTTGCGATAATTAGAAATCTTTCTTTTCTCTGAATTTTTTTCATATCGTTTATTTTAATTTTATTATGAATGATAATGTCTAAATAATTACTTACAACTTACTATTGATATGACGTTGTTTGATACTGAATAAAGTTCAGCACAAGTAACTTATATCAGAAGATAATTAAGGTATTTCTTTCTACTAAATAAAACACCCGTTTTTTTAATGATGTACATTTAAAGAAACACTTCTATCATTAATAGGTTGTTCATTTCTATAATTGTCTAACGGCATGTTGTTTTTTAATTTTAAAACTTCCTCTAAAGAAACAATAATTGGGTCTTTAAAAATGATCCAGTTTACGTTTTCTGTACAAGGAGGCGTTGTTAAAGAACCATTATAAGAATAGAAATTTTTGTTTTCAGGAAACAAGGTTGTTAAATCTAAAGATTGGTGTATTTCTTTTGTTTTAGCTGCTTCAATAGGTAAAAAGCTTTCTAAAAACTCAAATAACTGACTTTCTTGTCCTTCTTTTGCCAACACACTCATTACAGTAAAACCGTTTTGTTTGCTTTTATGTACTAAGTGAATTTCTAACGGATATCTAATACCGTCTATAGTGTGTTCTGAAGG is part of the Polaribacter sp. SA4-10 genome and harbors:
- a CDS encoding carbonic anhydrase, giving the protein MKKLGLLIAIIVAVTSTSCKNSTTKKESHNSEKKVHWTYDGETSPAHWAEIEKNSDCDGKKQSPINIIDINTKPTQQKENPLAILYSPTTAISMAINNGHSIQFNFEVGDSIQYHGATYHLSQIHFHEPSEHTIDGIRYPLEIHLVHKSKQNGFTVMSVLAKEGQESQLFEFLESFLPIEAAKTKEIHQSLDLTTLFPENKNFYSYNGSLTTPPCTENVNWIIFKDPIIVSLEEVLKLKNNMPLDNYRNEQPINDRSVSLNVHH